A DNA window from Haliovirga abyssi contains the following coding sequences:
- a CDS encoding coproporphyrinogen III oxidase, protein MIKIIKSNFELKIAGIKEFIRILIPEAKDDNIEINLIKENKEIILELKKEDKKIKFSESNIDGFEEQKKIMAKSGLLKLYDKKYKWGSLTGVRLTKLVRKFMDKRFSIDKIKYLLEKIYLVSEDKIDLLLEIVETELKYLNRKAITVYIGIPYCPTKCTYCSFASYEKKGKMGERYGDFLEKLLEEIKIIGELTKELEVGIESIYIGGGTPAILSEYEMESLLKKVRENFDISNLKEFTFEAGRSDVLNEKKLEILKKYGVDRISLNPQTFNEDTLMKVNRVFNREKFDKMYEISKKIGLIINMDFIIGLPGETTEDILETIKNIKKYDMENLTIHMLALKKASKLYKKGHEIEELNGEKLEKALKEVLNEKKLAPYYMYRQKNSADWGENIGYSVKGKESVFNIQVIEENQTTIGIGGGAITKFVNGEDITRLINPKDPIIYIKEFDERLKNKVQKIKKELH, encoded by the coding sequence GTGATAAAAATAATAAAATCAAATTTTGAATTAAAAATAGCAGGTATAAAAGAGTTTATTAGAATATTAATTCCAGAAGCTAAAGACGATAATATAGAGATAAATTTAATAAAAGAAAATAAAGAAATTATATTAGAATTAAAAAAAGAAGATAAAAAAATCAAATTTTCAGAAAGCAATATAGATGGATTTGAAGAACAGAAAAAAATTATGGCAAAATCAGGATTATTAAAACTATATGACAAAAAATATAAATGGGGATCACTAACTGGAGTAAGATTAACAAAATTAGTCAGAAAATTTATGGATAAAAGGTTTTCAATAGATAAAATCAAATATTTATTAGAAAAAATATATTTAGTATCAGAGGATAAGATAGATCTGTTATTAGAAATAGTTGAGACTGAACTAAAATATTTAAATAGAAAAGCTATAACTGTTTATATAGGGATACCATATTGTCCCACAAAATGTACATATTGTTCATTTGCTTCGTATGAAAAAAAAGGAAAAATGGGAGAGCGTTATGGAGATTTTTTGGAAAAACTATTGGAAGAAATAAAAATAATTGGTGAATTAACAAAAGAATTAGAAGTGGGAATAGAATCGATATATATAGGTGGAGGAACTCCGGCTATATTATCTGAATATGAAATGGAATCTCTTTTGAAAAAAGTCAGAGAAAATTTCGATATTTCTAATTTGAAGGAATTTACTTTTGAAGCAGGAAGAAGTGATGTTTTAAATGAAAAAAAACTGGAAATATTAAAAAAATATGGAGTTGATAGAATTAGCCTTAATCCTCAAACGTTTAATGAGGATACTTTAATGAAAGTGAATAGAGTGTTTAATAGAGAAAAATTTGATAAAATGTATGAAATATCTAAAAAGATAGGGCTTATAATAAATATGGATTTTATTATCGGACTTCCAGGAGAAACAACAGAAGATATTTTGGAAACAATAAAAAATATAAAAAAATATGATATGGAAAATTTAACAATTCATATGTTAGCATTAAAAAAAGCATCTAAATTATATAAAAAAGGGCATGAAATTGAAGAATTGAATGGAGAAAAATTAGAAAAAGCATTAAAAGAGGTTTTAAATGAAAAAAAATTAGCTCCTTATTATATGTATAGACAAAAAAATAGTGCTGATTGGGGAGAGAATATAGGTTATTCAGTAAAAGGGAAAGAATCTGTGTTTAATATCCAAGTAATAGAAGAAAATCAAACTACAATAGGGATAGGTGGAGGAGCAATAACAAAATTTGTAAATGGAGAAGATATAACTAGATTAATAAATCCGAAAGATCCAATAATATACATTAAAGAATTTGATGAGAGATTAAAAAATAAAGTACAAAAAATAAAGAAAGAGCTACACTAA
- a CDS encoding DUF4912 domain-containing protein produces MKIENLKNLTKEELYELAREYQVKGRTEMTKEELFSALSSIILDEGKTQIEAEILDLGTPMVGGGSSDKVLPSSLDVSLANRTTGENIQTKKEEGLRSVFFDGDPLPEGYGDNKIVLMPKNPQWAYAYWEISQEVFDKTKQQYGEENIKASKPTIRMYDVTLKEFDGTNANNYFDVELPDGVREWFIGGLNPKATYIADIGLKTSNNEFITLSRSNSVGTPSNQISNVVDEEWMIVEEYFKKILDKSAAGRIVNGEWIGGMGASGAVLGSSEQMVALLLKKLFLEKGVRREKLIAHLENAMGSITAGSISAGSLSVGSLSAGSLSISQGEATKGNIEKDNGKNKDFWLKVGTELILYGATEPDAKLTVMGREVKLNSDGTFSCRYALPIGHYELPVVAVSADGDEVRRATPVVDRTKKKVDNEV; encoded by the coding sequence ATGAAAATTGAAAATTTAAAAAACTTAACAAAAGAAGAGTTATATGAATTAGCAAGGGAATATCAAGTAAAAGGTAGAACTGAAATGACAAAAGAGGAACTTTTTAGTGCTCTATCTTCTATTATTTTAGATGAAGGTAAAACACAAATAGAAGCTGAAATTTTAGATTTAGGAACACCAATGGTAGGTGGAGGATCATCAGACAAAGTATTGCCATCTAGTTTGGATGTTTCTTTAGCAAATAGAACAACAGGTGAAAATATACAAACAAAAAAAGAAGAGGGACTAAGATCAGTATTTTTTGATGGAGATCCGTTGCCAGAAGGGTATGGAGATAATAAAATAGTATTAATGCCAAAAAATCCTCAATGGGCATATGCGTATTGGGAAATAAGTCAAGAAGTTTTTGACAAAACAAAACAACAATATGGAGAAGAGAATATAAAGGCATCAAAACCTACAATTAGAATGTATGATGTGACTTTAAAAGAATTTGATGGAACAAATGCAAATAATTATTTTGATGTAGAGTTGCCAGATGGTGTAAGAGAATGGTTTATAGGAGGATTAAATCCAAAAGCTACCTATATTGCAGATATAGGATTAAAAACTTCTAATAATGAATTTATAACATTATCAAGATCGAATAGTGTAGGAACTCCAAGTAATCAAATATCTAATGTTGTAGATGAAGAGTGGATGATAGTAGAAGAATATTTCAAAAAAATATTAGATAAATCAGCAGCAGGAAGAATTGTAAATGGAGAATGGATAGGTGGAATGGGAGCTTCTGGAGCAGTTCTTGGTTCTTCTGAGCAAATGGTTGCCCTTTTATTAAAAAAATTATTTTTAGAAAAAGGAGTAAGAAGAGAGAAATTGATTGCTCATTTAGAAAATGCAATGGGATCAATAACAGCAGGAAGTATTAGCGCAGGAAGTTTATCAGTGGGAAGTTTATCGGCTGGAAGCTTAAGTATTTCACAAGGAGAAGCAACAAAAGGAAATATTGAAAAAGATAATGGAAAAAATAAAGATTTTTGGCTAAAAGTTGGTACAGAACTAATCTTATATGGAGCAACAGAACCAGATGCTAAATTAACGGTTATGGGAAGAGAAGTGAAATTAAATTCAGACGGGACATTTAGTTGTAGATATGCTTTGCCGATTGGGCATTATGAATTACCTGTAGTTGCAGTATCTGCAGATGGAGATGAAGTTAGAAGAGCTACACCTGTGGTTGATAGAACTAAGAAAAAAGTAGATAACGAAGTATAA
- a CDS encoding alpha-amylase family glycosyl hydrolase has product MKRVSILITAFLVFTMGIYADWNQAYLKGSANSWQGTQMTYQGNHKWELEVTFANGDSGGGPRFKIDRYGDWAESYPAQDYTVDANKTYTIVFYDDTKAITATPKGNPVDAWYIRGSFNGWAADALTYNSTTGKWETSITTGAGDDGGGPRFKIDHYGDWTENYPTADYTLNANSDYLVAFDAGTKAITATEQVGPSWYFKGAANNFEKDILTNGEITVTFGADVAFSIVNDDESETYASSVPAGDKKYKITFNETTKAITATEQTTPEDGWFIRGSFNGWAADALTYNSTTGKWETSITTGAGDDGGGPRFKIDHYGDWTENYPTADYSLNANTNYLVAFDAGTKTITAAEQVGPSWYFKGAANNFGKDILTNGEITVTFGADVAFSIVNDDESETYASSVPAGDKEYKIIFNETTKEITATEIVPPVVDMRGRTIYFLMTDRFSDGDPSNNNGNNPAQYSADKSNWRKYFGGDIQGLINKLDYLKNMGITAVWVTPLVDNTDGVDETYDQVGYHGYWAKDFYEVDEHLGDWALVKELDKQMEKRGMKLVLDFALNHSNPAYTDEYGALYKDGVKLTDHPNDGPTRYFDMGGKQWAYGNYYHHNGGIDAAAGDWDIYPNYIVKDMYGLADFCHKSQLTKNYLIGAAEKWMDAGVDAFRLDAVKHIDGDFIKEFTTTLNDYAINTLHRTQGVYFFGEWYDAGAGNSASINFANSSGSAVLDFQMKYKIEGAIADDSTMKDLSNYVKQRANEFNSPDWQPTFMDNHDARRTATYLKYVKGWNDENYMKQRIDLGIELLEVLPGIPVVYYGTEQYTSNGNQEVVFGQVKTGEDPWNREMMPSFDTTTPLYGELGKLSNLRANSSAVQKGAYNEKWVNDDVLVFERVDGNDVVTVAVNRGAHTTLSVSGLAKSNGTYQSILGSDSVSVSNGSATFDLSTNEMVVLH; this is encoded by the coding sequence ATGAAGAGAGTATCAATTTTGATTACTGCATTTTTAGTTTTCACAATGGGGATTTATGCAGACTGGAATCAAGCTTATTTAAAGGGGAGCGCTAACTCGTGGCAAGGCACACAAATGACGTATCAAGGGAATCATAAATGGGAATTGGAAGTAACTTTTGCAAATGGAGATAGTGGTGGCGGACCAAGATTTAAGATAGATCGTTATGGAGATTGGGCGGAATCGTATCCAGCTCAAGATTATACAGTAGATGCAAATAAAACTTATACAATTGTATTTTATGATGATACAAAAGCAATAACAGCGACTCCGAAAGGTAATCCTGTAGATGCTTGGTACATAAGAGGAAGTTTTAATGGTTGGGCAGCAGATGCACTTACTTATAATAGTACAACAGGAAAATGGGAGACATCAATAACAACGGGAGCTGGAGATGATGGAGGCGGACCAAGATTTAAAATAGATCATTATGGAGATTGGACAGAAAATTATCCAACAGCAGATTATACTTTGAATGCTAACAGTGATTATTTAGTAGCATTTGATGCAGGTACAAAAGCGATAACAGCAACAGAACAAGTTGGACCTAGCTGGTATTTTAAAGGTGCGGCAAATAATTTTGAGAAAGATATTTTAACTAATGGAGAAATAACTGTTACTTTTGGGGCTGATGTAGCATTTAGCATAGTGAATGATGATGAAAGCGAAACTTATGCATCTTCTGTCCCAGCAGGAGATAAAAAATATAAAATAACATTTAACGAAACAACAAAAGCGATAACAGCTACAGAGCAAACAACTCCAGAGGATGGATGGTTTATAAGAGGAAGCTTTAATGGTTGGGCAGCAGATGCACTTACTTATAATAGTACAACAGGAAAATGGGAGACATCAATAACAACAGGAGCTGGAGATGATGGAGGCGGACCAAGATTTAAAATAGATCATTATGGAGACTGGACAGAAAATTATCCAACAGCAGATTACAGTTTGAATGCTAACACTAATTATTTAGTAGCATTTGATGCAGGGACAAAAACAATAACAGCAGCAGAACAAGTTGGACCTAGCTGGTATTTTAAAGGTGCAGCAAACAATTTTGGAAAAGATATTTTAACTAATGGAGAAATAACTGTTACTTTTGGAGCTGATGTAGCATTTAGCATAGTGAATGATGATGAAAGCGAAACTTATGCATCTTCTGTCCCAGCAGGGGATAAAGAATATAAAATAATATTTAATGAAACTACAAAAGAAATAACAGCAACAGAAATTGTACCTCCAGTTGTAGATATGAGAGGAAGAACAATTTATTTCTTAATGACTGATAGATTTAGCGATGGAGATCCATCTAACAATAATGGAAATAATCCAGCGCAATATTCAGCAGATAAGAGCAATTGGAGAAAATATTTTGGTGGAGATATACAAGGGCTTATAAATAAACTTGATTATTTAAAAAATATGGGAATAACAGCAGTTTGGGTAACTCCATTAGTGGATAATACAGATGGAGTAGACGAAACTTATGACCAAGTTGGATATCATGGATATTGGGCGAAAGATTTTTATGAAGTTGATGAACATTTAGGAGATTGGGCTTTAGTTAAAGAATTAGATAAACAAATGGAAAAAAGAGGGATGAAATTAGTTTTAGATTTTGCTTTAAATCACTCTAATCCTGCATATACTGATGAATATGGAGCGTTATATAAGGATGGAGTTAAATTAACAGATCATCCAAATGATGGACCGACAAGATATTTTGATATGGGTGGAAAACAATGGGCTTATGGAAATTATTATCATCATAATGGCGGTATAGATGCAGCGGCAGGAGATTGGGATATTTATCCTAATTATATAGTAAAAGATATGTATGGATTAGCAGATTTCTGTCATAAAAGTCAATTAACAAAAAATTATTTAATTGGAGCGGCAGAAAAATGGATGGATGCAGGAGTTGATGCGTTTAGACTAGATGCAGTAAAACATATTGATGGAGACTTTATAAAAGAATTTACTACTACTTTGAATGATTATGCAATAAATACATTACATAGAACTCAAGGTGTATATTTCTTTGGAGAATGGTATGATGCTGGAGCAGGAAATTCAGCTTCTATAAATTTTGCAAACAGTTCTGGATCTGCAGTGTTGGATTTCCAAATGAAATACAAAATAGAAGGAGCTATAGCAGATGATTCAACAATGAAAGATTTAAGTAATTATGTAAAACAAAGAGCAAATGAATTTAATTCACCAGATTGGCAACCAACATTTATGGACAATCATGATGCTAGAAGAACAGCAACATATTTGAAATATGTAAAAGGTTGGAATGATGAAAATTATATGAAACAAAGAATAGATTTAGGGATAGAACTTTTGGAAGTGCTACCAGGAATACCTGTTGTTTATTATGGAACGGAGCAATATACATCTAATGGAAATCAAGAAGTTGTATTTGGGCAAGTTAAAACAGGAGAAGATCCTTGGAATAGAGAAATGATGCCTTCATTTGATACAACTACACCGTTATATGGTGAACTTGGGAAATTATCAAATTTAAGAGCAAATAGCAGTGCTGTACAAAAAGGTGCGTATAATGAAAAATGGGTAAATGATGATGTACTTGTATTTGAAAGAGTTGATGGAAATGATGTAGTAACAGTTGCGGTGAATAGAGGAGCTCATACTACATTATCTGTTAGCGGTTTAGCTAAATCTAATGGAACTTATCAAAGTATTTTAGGAAGTGATAGTGTAAGCGTTTCAAATGGTTCAGCTACATTTGATCTTAGCACTAATGAAATGGTAGTTTTGCACTAA
- a CDS encoding IS3 family transposase, with translation MSNKIFTKKEIEILSKNKYVKTISSKAITYTSEFRRIFIAESQDKILPRAIFEKYGFDVQVLGMKRIRSAAARWRRAYKEQGVLGLDDRRKENSGRPLERELSLEEKYERLQVKNDYLQAEIDLLKKLDVREREVNGKLIELSPSEKFVIIKDVIETSGVKNIIKYLCEVAEISRTSYYNYLSETSKTNKSNQELEDEKARDLIIKAYEFKGRQKGARQIKMTLENEFATIFNLKKIRRIMKKYSIVCTIRKANPYKRIAKATKEHTTIPNKLNREFKQEIPGKILLTDITYLSYGNGQRAYLSTIKDSSTGEIPAYVLSKNIKLEIATETIRTLMENKSFKIHKDALIHSDQGVHYTSPTFQKLVKNSGLDQSMSRRGNCWDNAPQESFFGHFKDEANIKECNTFEELINEIDDYMDYYNNYRCQWGLKKMTPIKYRNHLLENKSA, from the coding sequence ATGAGCAACAAAATATTCACAAAAAAAGAGATTGAAATTTTATCAAAAAATAAATATGTCAAAACTATAAGTTCTAAGGCAATCACATATACATCAGAATTCAGAAGAATTTTTATTGCAGAAAGTCAAGATAAAATTTTACCTAGAGCAATATTTGAAAAATATGGATTTGACGTACAAGTATTAGGGATGAAAAGGATTCGATCAGCAGCAGCAAGATGGAGACGTGCCTATAAAGAGCAAGGAGTATTAGGGTTAGATGATAGAAGAAAAGAGAACTCTGGACGACCTTTAGAAAGAGAGCTATCTTTAGAAGAGAAATATGAAAGGCTTCAAGTAAAAAATGATTATCTTCAAGCGGAGATTGATTTGCTAAAAAAGCTAGACGTGCGAGAAAGAGAGGTGAACGGTAAATTAATTGAATTATCGCCATCAGAAAAGTTTGTTATAATCAAAGATGTAATAGAAACAAGTGGTGTAAAAAATATTATAAAATATTTATGTGAAGTTGCAGAAATTTCTAGAACAAGTTATTATAACTATTTGTCTGAAACTTCCAAAACAAATAAAAGCAATCAAGAATTAGAAGATGAAAAAGCAAGAGATTTAATCATAAAAGCATATGAATTCAAAGGTAGGCAAAAGGGAGCTAGACAGATAAAAATGACTTTAGAAAATGAATTTGCTACAATTTTTAATCTGAAAAAAATCAGAAGAATTATGAAAAAATATAGTATTGTATGTACGATTAGAAAGGCAAATCCTTATAAGAGAATAGCAAAGGCTACAAAAGAGCATACAACTATTCCAAATAAATTGAATAGGGAATTTAAACAAGAAATACCAGGGAAAATATTATTAACAGATATAACATACCTATCATATGGTAATGGTCAACGTGCGTATTTATCAACTATTAAGGATAGTTCAACAGGAGAAATACCTGCATATGTATTATCTAAAAATATTAAGTTAGAAATTGCAACAGAAACAATAAGAACTCTTATGGAAAACAAAAGCTTTAAAATTCATAAGGATGCATTAATACATTCTGATCAAGGAGTCCATTATACAAGCCCAACATTTCAAAAATTAGTTAAAAATAGTGGCTTAGATCAGTCAATGTCAAGAAGAGGTAATTGCTGGGACAATGCTCCTCAAGAATCATTTTTTGGCCACTTTAAAGATGAAGCAAATATTAAAGAATGTAATACATTTGAAGAATTAATTAATGAGATTGATGATTATATGGATTATTATAATAATTATAGATGTCAGTGGGGATTAAAAAAGATGACTCCTATAAAATATAGAAATCATCTTTTAGAAAATAAATCAGCTTAA
- a CDS encoding 4Fe-4S dicluster domain-containing protein: MAKNWYPIISGKCTKCMACVVVCPLGLLVNENNQINLINSEKCPVGCTKCSDICTEKVINYFDGTDESIMKAFSGSSCSCGTH; this comes from the coding sequence ATGGCAAAAAATTGGTATCCTATAATTAGTGGAAAATGTACAAAATGTATGGCGTGTGTGGTAGTTTGTCCTTTAGGACTTTTAGTGAATGAAAATAATCAAATAAATTTAATTAATTCTGAAAAATGTCCTGTAGGATGTACAAAATGTAGTGATATTTGTACTGAAAAAGTTATAAATTATTTTGATGGAACTGATGAAAGCATAATGAAAGCTTTTTCTGGCTCTAGTTGCAGTTGCGGCACTCACTAA
- the hydE gene encoding [FeFe] hydrogenase H-cluster radical SAM maturase HydE: MSSVSNEKELGRNEILSFMKEENEEKLKELYKKAYKIKLDNVGDKVYYRGIIEFSNICQKNCNYCGIRKSNSDVHRFTMSEEEILESAKWSYENSYGSLVLQSGERQDEEYIEFVTGLIEKIKKLSNGELGITLSLGEQTFETYEKWYNAGAHRYLLRIETSNKELYNKLHPADHKFETRINCLKDLKKIGYQVGTGVMIGLPEQTEEDLVDDILFFKDMDIDMIGMGPYIVSEKTPIGEIAQNSKEIKKKRFELGLKMIALTRIYLKDINIAATTALQALNPVGREAGLKAGANIIMPVITHKNYRKDYQLYDNKPCIDDNAVECKACLENRIKGVGDKIGYGEWGDSLHYKNKKKM; encoded by the coding sequence ATGAGTAGTGTATCAAATGAAAAAGAGCTTGGGAGAAATGAAATATTATCTTTTATGAAAGAAGAAAATGAAGAAAAATTAAAAGAATTATATAAAAAAGCATATAAAATAAAATTAGATAATGTAGGAGATAAAGTTTATTATAGAGGGATTATAGAGTTTAGTAATATTTGTCAAAAAAATTGTAATTACTGCGGGATAAGAAAAAGTAATAGCGATGTCCACAGATTTACTATGAGTGAAGAAGAGATTTTGGAAAGTGCTAAATGGTCATATGAAAACAGTTATGGCTCTCTTGTTTTGCAATCGGGTGAAAGACAAGATGAAGAATATATTGAATTTGTAACTGGTTTGATAGAAAAAATTAAGAAATTAAGTAATGGAGAGCTAGGAATTACTTTATCTTTAGGAGAACAAACATTTGAAACGTATGAAAAATGGTATAATGCAGGGGCACATCGTTATTTATTGAGGATAGAAACATCTAATAAAGAGCTGTATAATAAATTACATCCTGCAGATCATAAATTTGAAACTAGAATAAACTGTTTGAAAGATTTAAAAAAAATAGGGTATCAAGTAGGTACAGGAGTAATGATAGGTCTTCCAGAACAAACAGAAGAAGATTTAGTGGATGACATACTGTTTTTTAAAGATATGGACATAGATATGATAGGAATGGGCCCATATATTGTTAGTGAAAAAACGCCAATAGGAGAAATAGCTCAAAATTCAAAAGAGATAAAGAAAAAGAGATTTGAATTAGGATTAAAAATGATAGCTTTAACAAGAATTTATTTGAAAGATATAAATATAGCGGCTACAACAGCACTACAAGCTTTAAATCCCGTTGGAAGAGAAGCTGGATTAAAAGCAGGAGCAAATATTATAATGCCAGTGATAACGCATAAAAATTATAGAAAAGATTATCAACTTTATGATAACAAACCTTGTATTGATGATAACGCTGTTGAATGTAAAGCTTGTTTGGAAAACAGAATAAAAGGAGTAGGAGATAAAATAGGATACGGAGAATGGGGAGACTCGCTGCATTATAAAAATAAGAAAAAAATGTAA